A window of the Dyadobacter pollutisoli genome harbors these coding sequences:
- a CDS encoding T9SS type A sorting domain-containing protein yields MPGNTYSVTTSYGGCTFTAEKYVDAVTSPVITANGPVTNICPGTPVTLTASSGRRFAWSNDSATQSITVTAPGVYNVLVDGCRSNEIVITHAAGGGLAASGDEVVSNISGNTLLAATGCRAIAFVEPGGSQPLTGSLTAKTWVETAVIYYKGEPYVPRHFEITPAQNAENATARITLYFSQQDFNLFNNDHPAYALPSSENDAVGKAALRIVQYHGNGDNTGLPAGYPVGGSTSIIDPRDGDILWNVDMQRWEVSFEVNGFSGFFVTSSTPLPVSWISFSARRNDASQVVLNWRVNEWAVSHYQIERSLDARNFTPAGILAAQGDGIMEYTFTDPTPVLQQIYYRIRQTDLDGSYSYSRILSVSGIDGEFTAFPNPVGGRLTVQVGKRYIGSRLKLMNISGVVLQEITVKQQSLTLDLDKYASGVYLLSTEDGKVIKLIRQ; encoded by the coding sequence GTGCCGGGTAATACCTATTCCGTCACAACCAGTTACGGGGGATGTACCTTTACGGCAGAGAAGTACGTGGACGCTGTTACCAGCCCGGTCATCACGGCAAACGGCCCGGTCACTAATATTTGTCCGGGGACACCCGTAACGCTTACCGCCAGTTCCGGCCGGCGTTTTGCATGGAGCAACGATAGCGCCACCCAAAGCATCACGGTAACCGCCCCCGGCGTTTACAATGTGCTGGTAGACGGCTGTCGGTCGAACGAAATCGTCATAACCCATGCCGCCGGCGGAGGGCTGGCTGCCAGCGGCGATGAAGTGGTGAGTAATATATCCGGAAACACACTACTTGCTGCCACCGGCTGCCGCGCGATAGCTTTTGTGGAACCCGGCGGAAGCCAACCACTAACCGGGTCCCTTACTGCTAAAACATGGGTGGAAACAGCGGTAATTTACTATAAAGGCGAACCCTATGTGCCCCGGCATTTTGAAATAACACCTGCACAAAATGCAGAAAACGCCACTGCCAGAATTACGCTGTATTTCAGCCAGCAGGATTTTAATCTTTTCAACAATGACCATCCGGCGTACGCTTTGCCATCCAGCGAAAACGATGCCGTGGGAAAAGCCGCTCTCCGGATCGTTCAGTATCATGGAAACGGGGATAACACCGGATTACCAGCCGGTTATCCAGTTGGCGGCAGCACTTCGATCATTGATCCGAGAGATGGGGACATTCTCTGGAATGTGGATATGCAGCGTTGGGAAGTGAGTTTTGAGGTGAATGGTTTCAGCGGCTTCTTTGTCACAAGCAGCACTCCCTTACCGGTAAGCTGGATTTCGTTTTCGGCCCGCCGAAACGACGCTTCGCAAGTAGTACTGAATTGGCGGGTAAATGAATGGGCAGTATCGCATTATCAGATCGAAAGAAGCCTCGACGCACGAAACTTTACGCCCGCAGGCATACTGGCCGCCCAGGGCGACGGAATTATGGAATATACCTTTACGGATCCGACGCCGGTTTTACAGCAAATCTACTATCGGATCAGGCAAACCGATCTGGACGGGAGCTATAGTTACAGCCGTATTCTGAGCGTATCGGGGATTGATGGGGAATTTACCGCCTTCCCGAACCCGGTGGGAGGACGCTTGACTGTTCAGGTGGGAAAGAGGTACATTGGAAGCCGGTTAAAGCTGATGAATATATCCGGGGTTGTTCTTCAGGAAATCACGGTGAAACAACAATCTCTTACTCTTGATTTGGACAAATACGCTTCGGGGGTTTACCTGCTGAGCACAGAGGATGGTAAGGTGATCAAACTGATCAGGCAGTGA
- a CDS encoding LytTR family transcriptional regulator DNA-binding domain-containing protein: MALQTFTDFEKEIAAHIICRIHKSFMVSLDKIETIEKEKVKINNIFIPISATYRSLFLNLLGK; this comes from the coding sequence ATGGCTTTACAGACTTTTACCGATTTTGAAAAAGAGATTGCTGCCCACATCATTTGCAGGATACACAAATCCTTTATGGTATCTCTCGATAAAATCGAAACCATTGAAAAAGAAAAGGTGAAGATCAATAATATTTTTATACCTATTTCCGCTACTTACCGCAGCCTTTTCTTAAATCTGCTCGGAAAATAA
- a CDS encoding transposase gives MNKQFLKLTARAAPRSQWNAISSFFNRPAARLKRRIKLDLRQIMNALLFIVRTGCQWRNLPSLWPDWQAVYYYGSGHLV, from the coding sequence GTGAACAAACAGTTTTTAAAACTGACGGCACGGGCCGCCCCGCGATCCCAATGGAATGCAATTTCGTCCTTTTTTAATCGCCCGGCGGCCCGGTTAAAACGAAGAATAAAGTTGGACCTGAGACAGATCATGAATGCTCTACTTTTTATAGTCCGCACGGGTTGTCAATGGCGAAATCTTCCTTCTCTATGGCCCGACTGGCAGGCGGTTTATTATTATGGCTCCGGCCACCTGGTTTGA
- a CDS encoding tetratricopeptide repeat protein: MRPYGFFALIFNLLLMHSYTSYAVLRVEGNKTALEPDSSYTNIRRSLGESLKSGNLDQAGLYYQQIGDLLFQQGALTHALSYYYKANGCFVKNIKHTNLGDNLNRIGKVYFKNKRNEVAAKHFRQALNLFRSQDNQKGIAESLSNLGQVFAQMGDHDSSHIYQELALSEFKSLDDKDQIAYTYSNIASIYEDQGKFELGLKYFLRVYQIYSKEPPDIRLAGVLNNIGDTYRKLGHYQDALIFSKKAELLAAKLHDNRQLSSAHRDLAKTFEQLGKFDSAYYYSEKSRLAYSKSYNLDTEKQLNLIQTLFDVQRKDNEILKLENKNRVSQIVTWSLGIIGVLATFLGISLLSRQRLKIKNSKVLYEARQKSMELELHNKQLQEEALKAELELRSKELTSITLHMIKKNEVLEELKNKLACIVKDEKRDQRKELKKLLELIDLNSNQDKNWEDFRVVFEYVHKEFFEKLIRHSSLLTTTDLRFLALLKMNLHSADIATMLAVSQTSLRMTRYRLRKKLQLPEEASLQNFIHNL; this comes from the coding sequence ATGAGGCCTTACGGATTCTTTGCCTTGATCTTCAACCTGCTGCTGATGCACAGTTATACAAGCTATGCAGTATTACGTGTTGAGGGTAATAAGACTGCTTTGGAGCCAGATTCTTCTTACACGAATATCAGGAGATCGCTTGGCGAATCATTGAAAAGTGGTAATTTGGATCAAGCAGGCTTATATTACCAGCAGATCGGAGATCTTTTATTTCAGCAGGGAGCCCTGACACACGCACTGTCTTACTATTATAAAGCAAATGGTTGTTTCGTAAAAAACATAAAGCATACCAATCTTGGCGACAATTTGAACAGGATCGGCAAGGTTTACTTTAAAAATAAGCGCAATGAGGTAGCTGCGAAACATTTCCGCCAAGCATTAAACCTGTTTCGAAGCCAGGATAACCAGAAGGGAATCGCCGAAAGTTTAAGCAATCTCGGCCAGGTATTTGCACAGATGGGCGACCACGACAGCTCCCATATCTACCAGGAGCTTGCACTATCAGAATTCAAAAGCCTGGATGATAAAGACCAGATCGCATATACTTATTCGAACATTGCCAGTATTTACGAAGATCAGGGCAAATTTGAACTCGGATTAAAATACTTCCTACGAGTCTACCAGATTTACAGCAAAGAGCCTCCCGATATCCGGCTGGCCGGAGTACTTAACAACATTGGTGATACGTATCGAAAACTTGGCCATTATCAGGACGCATTGATTTTCAGCAAGAAAGCAGAGCTGCTTGCTGCCAAATTGCATGACAACCGGCAACTCAGTAGTGCCCACCGCGACCTGGCAAAAACATTTGAACAGCTGGGTAAATTCGATAGTGCATACTATTACAGTGAAAAATCGAGGCTGGCTTACTCAAAAAGCTACAATTTAGATACAGAAAAACAGCTGAACCTGATCCAGACGCTTTTCGACGTTCAGCGCAAGGATAACGAGATCTTAAAACTGGAAAACAAAAATCGGGTAAGTCAGATTGTAACATGGTCCTTAGGTATCATCGGAGTGCTGGCTACATTTTTGGGGATTAGCTTGCTCAGCAGGCAACGGTTAAAGATCAAAAACAGCAAGGTACTGTATGAAGCCCGGCAGAAATCCATGGAGCTGGAACTGCATAACAAACAGTTGCAAGAGGAAGCCTTGAAGGCCGAGCTGGAATTGAGGAGTAAGGAGCTCACCAGCATTACCCTGCACATGATCAAAAAGAATGAGGTACTCGAAGAGCTCAAAAACAAACTTGCTTGCATTGTTAAAGATGAGAAGCGCGACCAGCGGAAGGAATTAAAGAAGCTTCTGGAACTGATCGATTTGAACAGCAACCAGGATAAGAACTGGGAGGATTTCCGGGTTGTATTTGAGTATGTCCATAAGGAATTTTTTGAAAAGCTGATCAGGCATTCAAGCCTGCTTACGACTACCGATCTTCGATTTCTTGCCCTTTTAAAAATGAACCTTCACTCGGCCGATATTGCGACAATGCTGGCCGTTTCCCAGACCAGCCTGCGAATGACCCGGTATCGTTTACGCAAAAAGCTCCAATTGCCCGAGGAAGCCAGCCTCCAAAATTTCATTCATAACCTCTGA
- a CDS encoding TonB-dependent receptor: MKRILLLLFISAFPSISFCQSLITGRIIDDNNLSLPGATIKIEELSRGTVSDQNGNYTLIDVPNGVYNLTVTYIGYGVSKQKVAVAGRNVKTDFKLNLADNNLQAVVVTGNRSATLKALNQQKNSDRIVNVISADQVGRFPDPNIGDALKRVPGIYVQLDQGEASLVSIRGTDPSKSTININGSSIAGTGENRAVGISAIPADMVQSVEVTKAITPDMDGDAIGGVVNLVTRKAPFSRLLSVTAGTGYSDIVQKPAYNANLVYGDRFLKDKKLGVMASISYYRQFLGSDDHQTTWEDVKWVDQQTYFMPRFLNMVQNNLERIRQSYTVGIDYKLNAKNTLTFTGIYNKYNDWRKISTLKVDDIGAGYPKNWQRAAGWEGNRKITDANNDYIDDVAGEYYLNVKNDPKHPVYQPELERHIEGGLNNRNGSQIIQKIINFGLEGEHILGKVKVNWKGSYLKNVTDRPDVIELELESENEKSVQMDYTNPRFIKANNGFEVENILENLKDKPSYRADSADTWYMDNFTGTDKRASTHQYLAQLDIAVALAEGKFSNVLKFGGKYRGLSLTNETTRRVRWTPQIDPALRSQYEAELAAGKKPKVADYVGWAPFWSGFANNSTNISKTLNIESDYNVGNAGSSEWISNLNKSYYGDTEDFMLNRVYQDVLGNNYYGDEAITAGYVMSTQNFGDKLSLILGGRVEHSSVKYEGYNYNVRADFIPAKQSTKSEFLNFMPAFLARYAPAKNQVYRFAYTSTISRPNYKDISPYISVNVRDKVISQGNPDIKPTLSNNFDLLGELYTGNTGLVSAGVYFKNITNYRILSRDLVPFSEVESAAESPESLLAQGANPATVASYKTDYDKLKASNGNLERTRPGNGGTANILGMEFSFQQGLSFLPKPFNNLTLYSNYTHNFIFVKKGDPKLPGTAADILNLSLAYEVKKFNIRLSYNNTSDFVTILGTNSKGDVYYDKAHYLDASINYFLTPKLSLYATANNLLNQDQRRYQYKPEYTYSSLYTGATATIGLKFNLY; this comes from the coding sequence ATGAAAAGAATCCTACTACTACTATTTATATCTGCCTTTCCAAGCATCAGCTTTTGCCAAAGTCTGATTACCGGGCGGATTATCGACGACAACAACCTGAGCTTGCCGGGTGCAACCATCAAAATTGAAGAGTTATCGCGCGGAACAGTTTCGGATCAAAACGGAAACTACACATTGATCGATGTTCCCAACGGCGTTTACAATCTTACGGTCACGTATATAGGCTATGGTGTGTCAAAGCAAAAGGTAGCGGTTGCCGGACGCAATGTAAAGACGGATTTTAAATTGAATTTGGCCGACAACAATCTCCAAGCCGTGGTAGTCACTGGCAACAGGAGCGCGACATTGAAAGCATTGAACCAGCAAAAGAATTCCGACCGGATCGTGAATGTAATTTCAGCAGACCAGGTAGGCCGCTTTCCGGATCCCAACATCGGGGATGCACTCAAAAGGGTTCCGGGTATTTATGTCCAATTAGATCAGGGAGAAGCTTCACTGGTCAGCATCAGGGGAACAGATCCGTCCAAAAGCACGATCAACATCAACGGTTCGAGCATTGCAGGAACAGGTGAAAACAGGGCGGTTGGAATCAGCGCGATTCCTGCCGATATGGTTCAGTCTGTGGAGGTTACCAAAGCCATCACCCCTGATATGGACGGCGATGCCATTGGGGGTGTTGTGAACCTGGTAACAAGGAAAGCGCCTTTTTCAAGATTGTTGTCGGTCACAGCCGGAACGGGTTACAGTGATATCGTGCAAAAACCGGCCTATAATGCCAACCTCGTTTACGGCGACCGCTTTTTGAAGGACAAAAAATTGGGTGTGATGGCCTCTATTTCGTATTACAGACAATTTTTAGGATCGGATGACCATCAGACGACCTGGGAAGATGTGAAATGGGTGGATCAGCAAACGTATTTCATGCCCCGTTTTTTGAATATGGTCCAAAACAATCTCGAACGGATCAGACAGAGCTATACAGTTGGTATTGATTACAAGCTCAATGCGAAAAACACGCTGACCTTTACCGGAATTTACAACAAATACAATGATTGGCGTAAAATTTCAACGCTGAAAGTAGACGATATCGGCGCAGGATATCCCAAGAACTGGCAGCGCGCGGCAGGCTGGGAGGGAAACAGAAAAATCACGGATGCCAACAACGATTACATCGATGATGTTGCCGGTGAGTATTATTTGAATGTCAAGAACGACCCGAAGCACCCCGTGTACCAACCCGAGCTGGAACGCCACATCGAAGGTGGTTTGAACAATAGAAACGGAAGTCAGATCATTCAGAAGATCATCAATTTTGGGCTGGAAGGCGAGCATATCCTTGGTAAAGTGAAGGTGAACTGGAAGGGCTCCTATCTGAAAAATGTAACAGACCGGCCCGACGTGATCGAATTGGAGCTGGAAAGTGAAAATGAGAAGAGCGTGCAGATGGACTACACAAATCCACGGTTTATCAAAGCAAATAATGGTTTTGAGGTTGAAAACATCCTCGAAAACCTGAAAGACAAACCATCTTACCGTGCCGATTCCGCCGATACCTGGTACATGGATAATTTTACAGGAACGGACAAAAGGGCGAGCACCCATCAATATCTGGCCCAGCTTGACATTGCTGTTGCGCTCGCGGAAGGAAAGTTTAGCAACGTCCTCAAATTTGGTGGTAAATACAGGGGTTTAAGCCTGACCAACGAGACAACAAGAAGGGTAAGGTGGACGCCACAAATCGATCCGGCACTACGGTCGCAATATGAGGCAGAACTTGCAGCCGGTAAAAAACCAAAGGTCGCAGACTACGTCGGCTGGGCTCCTTTCTGGTCAGGTTTTGCCAACAATTCAACGAATATCAGCAAAACCCTGAACATTGAATCAGATTACAATGTGGGTAATGCGGGCTCTTCTGAATGGATCTCGAACCTGAATAAAAGCTACTACGGGGATACGGAAGATTTCATGCTCAACCGGGTTTATCAGGATGTTTTAGGGAACAATTATTATGGTGACGAGGCGATTACGGCTGGTTATGTGATGTCAACCCAGAACTTTGGAGACAAATTATCGCTGATACTTGGCGGACGCGTGGAGCACAGTTCGGTTAAATATGAAGGTTATAACTACAATGTCAGAGCCGACTTTATTCCTGCAAAACAGTCTACCAAATCCGAGTTCTTGAACTTCATGCCTGCCTTTCTGGCGCGGTATGCACCAGCTAAGAACCAGGTTTACAGGTTCGCGTATACAAGCACCATTTCCAGGCCGAATTACAAAGACATTTCGCCATACATCAGTGTAAACGTCCGCGACAAAGTGATCAGCCAGGGTAATCCGGACATTAAACCGACGCTTTCCAACAATTTTGATCTTTTGGGCGAATTGTACACAGGCAACACCGGGCTTGTTTCGGCAGGGGTGTATTTTAAGAATATTACCAATTACCGCATTCTTTCCAGGGATCTTGTGCCGTTCAGCGAGGTGGAAAGTGCTGCCGAATCGCCTGAGTCACTTTTGGCGCAAGGGGCGAATCCCGCTACGGTCGCGTCTTACAAAACGGATTATGACAAGCTGAAAGCCAGCAATGGCAATTTGGAACGGACACGTCCGGGCAATGGTGGAACAGCCAACATTCTGGGTATGGAATTCTCTTTCCAGCAAGGTTTATCGTTTCTGCCAAAACCATTTAACAATTTGACTTTGTACTCCAACTACACGCATAACTTCATATTTGTGAAAAAGGGAGATCCCAAGTTGCCAGGTACGGCCGCGGATATTTTGAACCTTTCGCTGGCTTACGAAGTGAAGAAATTCAACATCAGATTGTCCTACAACAATACGTCTGATTTCGTTACGATCCTGGGCACCAACAGCAAAGGCGATGTGTATTATGATAAAGCACATTATCTGGATGCAAGCATCAACTATTTCCTCACGCCGAAGCTGTCCCTTTATGCAACTGCAAACAACTTGCTAAATCAGGATCAGCGCAGGTATCAGTATAAGCCTGAATACACGTATTCGTCCCTGTACACGGGCGCTACCGCAACCATTGGTTTGAAATTTAACCTGTATTGA
- a CDS encoding cytochrome-c peroxidase produces the protein MKKPVLLILAIASFVCLSLKVSLPVDKSMGVSHCLQHFRNGADHFLLANQNLYTAIKDLNADSLSVYRARRALTDCRRSYKNIAFFTAYFFPSETRFYNAAPKFEVEEPTLELVEPMGLQQIEALLFEGDVMANKSTLLTHSEAMLTSGGDLTSLLYGLEISDAQILESLRIELIRISTLYISGYDAPMLKSGIIEAMGATKAIQNTLTPYFAWNDQQSKSLEMLLTESQNYLRTHSDFDTFNRLEYLTRFALPMQTQLGEFVSALGLGLNTTAFLNDQAPHIYSKNALKVWDHDGMDSAQNKALVDLGRSLFFDKTLSGNASTSCATCHQPENFFTDNLRKSPSLAADSILKRNTPTLLYAGWQHSQFWDGRAANLKDQVHDVVFNPLEMNGRKEAFNVRGMDIGKVSEALSAFIKQLSPMDSPFDHYINGDPTALTDRQVNGFNLFMGKAQCGTCHFPPFFNSLLPPLFELSEVEILGVTASDDFENPELDLDAGRYDLYKMKYYKGAFKTPTVRNAAKTGPYMHNGSMKTLQKVIEFYNKGGGKGLGLPVDEQTLSARALNLSDHETRDIILFLESLTDSKLE, from the coding sequence ATGAAGAAACCGGTTCTGCTTATCCTGGCCATTGCAAGCTTTGTTTGTCTTTCTCTGAAAGTCAGTCTTCCGGTTGACAAGTCGATGGGGGTATCGCATTGCCTGCAACATTTCAGGAATGGAGCCGACCATTTTTTGCTGGCCAATCAGAATCTGTACACGGCAATTAAGGATTTAAACGCGGATTCTTTGAGCGTGTATCGCGCGCGGCGTGCCTTAACAGATTGCCGGCGCAGCTATAAAAACATCGCGTTTTTTACCGCCTATTTCTTTCCGAGTGAAACGCGTTTTTACAATGCGGCCCCCAAGTTTGAAGTCGAAGAACCTACATTGGAATTGGTTGAGCCCATGGGCTTGCAGCAAATAGAAGCCTTGCTTTTTGAAGGTGATGTAATGGCCAACAAAAGCACCTTGCTAACCCATTCCGAAGCCATGCTAACGTCTGGGGGCGATCTGACTTCGCTGCTTTACGGCTTGGAAATCAGTGATGCGCAAATTCTTGAAAGCCTCCGCATTGAATTGATCCGGATCTCAACCTTGTACATTTCAGGTTATGACGCGCCGATGCTGAAAAGCGGCATTATTGAGGCCATGGGGGCAACAAAGGCAATACAGAACACACTAACGCCGTATTTCGCCTGGAATGACCAGCAAAGTAAGTCGTTGGAAATGCTGTTAACTGAGTCTCAAAACTATTTGCGCACTCATTCAGACTTCGATACATTCAACCGGCTGGAATACCTGACCCGGTTCGCATTGCCTATGCAAACGCAGTTGGGTGAATTTGTTTCAGCTCTCGGCCTGGGACTTAATACCACTGCATTTCTGAATGATCAGGCACCTCACATTTACAGTAAGAATGCGCTAAAAGTTTGGGATCATGACGGTATGGATTCAGCTCAAAATAAAGCATTAGTCGATTTGGGCAGATCCTTGTTTTTTGATAAAACCCTTTCGGGAAATGCTTCCACCAGCTGCGCGACGTGCCACCAGCCGGAAAATTTCTTCACGGACAACCTCAGAAAAAGTCCTTCGCTGGCAGCCGATTCAATTCTGAAAAGAAACACGCCAACGCTGTTGTATGCGGGCTGGCAGCATAGCCAGTTCTGGGATGGCCGGGCCGCCAACCTGAAAGACCAGGTTCATGACGTGGTTTTCAATCCTCTTGAAATGAACGGGAGAAAAGAAGCATTTAATGTTCGCGGCATGGATATAGGCAAGGTTTCCGAGGCGCTGTCAGCCTTTATTAAGCAGCTTAGCCCCATGGATTCACCTTTTGATCACTACATCAATGGTGATCCAACCGCACTGACGGACCGGCAAGTCAATGGTTTTAACCTATTTATGGGTAAGGCGCAATGCGGCACCTGTCATTTTCCACCGTTTTTCAATTCACTGCTTCCGCCGCTTTTTGAACTGTCCGAAGTTGAAATTTTGGGTGTCACAGCCAGCGACGACTTCGAGAACCCTGAACTGGATCTGGATGCAGGGCGATATGACCTTTATAAAATGAAATATTACAAGGGGGCATTCAAAACGCCCACGGTCAGGAATGCTGCAAAAACAGGCCCCTATATGCACAATGGTTCCATGAAGACCTTACAAAAAGTCATTGAATTTTATAATAAAGGCGGCGGGAAGGGGCTGGGCCTACCTGTTGATGAACAGACTTTATCTGCCAGAGCACTGAACTTATCTGATCACGAAACCCGAGACATTATCCTGTTCCTGGAATCCTTAACCGATTCAAAACTTGAATAA
- a CDS encoding purple acid phosphatase family protein, with product MKTFRILLFALLLPLLSLAQESVPAKPVAKKKGPLMGIQADLLRGPYLQMASPTSMTVRWRTNVYDRSRVKYGLTSDSLNMQTDDSTLVNEHIVTLKGLKPSTKYYYTVGNLADTTLQGDEENYFYTFPETGSEQLVRIAGFGDCGNNSINQRSVRDQVINYLGDKYLNAWILMGDNAYSDGTDAEFQAKFFNLYKDNLLKKYPLYPVPGNHDYHDFNSSPDSDQNKIAYYQNFSLPMQGEAGGVASNTESYYSYDIANIHFLALDSYGPDKKGTHIYDQMGEQVEWVKKDLAANQNKQWVVAYWHHPPYTMGSHDSDKESLLVKIRENFIKTLEDGGVDLIICGHSHVYERTKLIKGYYGKEADYDAKKYEISSSTALYDGSKNSAPYLKSKTKTDGTVYVVSGSAGALGGHKATYPHDAMYYSNNEVGGAVMLEVEGNRLDLKWICSDGKIGDHFTMMKDVKKDEEKALKQDKKLTR from the coding sequence ATGAAAACATTCAGAATTTTACTTTTTGCTTTACTGCTTCCCCTGTTGTCCCTTGCCCAGGAAAGTGTACCCGCAAAACCGGTCGCGAAGAAAAAAGGTCCGCTCATGGGAATACAGGCGGATTTACTCCGAGGTCCATACTTGCAAATGGCATCGCCTACCAGTATGACAGTGCGCTGGCGGACCAATGTATACGACCGCAGCCGTGTGAAGTATGGGTTAACGAGCGATAGCTTAAATATGCAAACCGACGACTCCACGCTGGTCAATGAGCATATTGTGACCTTGAAAGGCCTGAAACCATCCACGAAATATTACTATACCGTAGGTAACCTGGCCGATACGACTTTGCAAGGCGATGAAGAAAATTATTTTTACACATTCCCCGAAACAGGCAGCGAGCAGCTGGTGCGCATAGCGGGTTTTGGCGACTGCGGGAACAACTCGATCAACCAAAGATCGGTTCGGGACCAGGTGATAAACTATTTAGGTGATAAATATCTCAACGCCTGGATTTTGATGGGTGACAATGCCTACTCGGATGGAACGGATGCCGAGTTTCAGGCCAAGTTCTTTAATCTCTACAAAGACAATCTGCTGAAGAAATATCCATTGTACCCGGTTCCTGGAAACCACGATTACCACGATTTTAATTCCTCGCCGGATTCGGATCAAAATAAAATCGCTTACTATCAAAATTTCTCATTGCCTATGCAGGGAGAAGCCGGCGGCGTTGCATCCAACACGGAGTCTTATTATTCCTACGACATTGCAAACATTCACTTTCTGGCATTAGACTCTTATGGTCCGGATAAAAAAGGAACGCACATTTACGACCAAATGGGCGAGCAGGTGGAATGGGTAAAAAAAGATCTGGCCGCGAATCAGAACAAACAATGGGTTGTGGCCTACTGGCACCATCCTCCTTACACGATGGGCTCACACGACTCGGATAAGGAATCTTTGCTGGTTAAAATACGTGAAAACTTTATTAAAACCCTTGAAGACGGAGGCGTTGACCTGATCATTTGCGGTCACAGTCACGTTTACGAGCGCACCAAACTGATCAAAGGATATTATGGAAAAGAGGCAGATTATGATGCAAAAAAGTATGAAATAAGCTCGTCAACTGCCTTGTACGACGGCAGCAAGAACTCCGCGCCATACTTGAAGAGCAAAACCAAAACCGATGGAACCGTATATGTGGTCAGCGGCTCGGCCGGCGCCTTGGGCGGGCACAAGGCAACTTACCCGCACGATGCAATGTATTATTCCAACAACGAAGTAGGCGGTGCGGTCATGCTTGAAGTAGAAGGAAACCGACTGGATCTTAAATGGATCTGCTCGGACGGGAAGATCGGCGATCATTTCACCATGATGAAAGATGTTAAAAAGGATGAAGAGAAAGCCTTGAAGCAGGATAAAAAGCTTACCAGATAA